A window of the Henckelia pumila isolate YLH828 chromosome 3, ASM3356847v2, whole genome shotgun sequence genome harbors these coding sequences:
- the LOC140888281 gene encoding protein FAR-RED IMPAIRED RESPONSE 1-like, with translation MRDSNKLKKINPMSCNKLEPSSKEKELAQPACHGGALSEKKSCWRRESLKNLEEPMEVQGVRDGEKIMDLILNDGEGVTVNTNFTNEDSKAENFEMSDAEKKCVPTVEDFEQRLAIGQTIKRIKDGKRSANNNRPLYQNLETRTKCKERLRIRREKNDDWKVVIFEIEHNHEMVNESQRYLLRSARKVSYAQGETLRVMSEAGIKPSSVLSYMEKESHGVENLGFIRKDAYNYLNYVTKGHSRVENGDAFELIRYFKTKSNEEDLFYWDIQMDENGRLSNFFYTDSRARIDFEYFGDVFSFDTTYRTNRYNLICAPFVGINHHMDNVIFVLAFMSDETETSFQWLFKTFLESMGGKQPEIIFTDQCQAMMNAIESFCYSEKEFDEVRKKMISEFGLENHSWLRGMHKLRHKWSTAFSNDKFCVGLKATSRSECTNSILKDGGKRNFTLFEFVKRFEEIQKRWRIKENEKDYKCRHKMPTLVVKNQPLLQHAASVYTIDIYKIFEKELVNALNIEFDHPPTFTGNPMKFDIRSVGQ, from the exons ATGAGAGACTCAAACAAGCTGAAAAAAATCAATCCAATGAGCTGCAACAAGCTTGAACCAAGCTCAAAAGAAAAAGAACTAGCTCAACCAGCTTGCCATGGAGGAGCTTTGTCGGAAAAGAAGAGTTGCTGGCGGCGGGAAAGCTTGAAGAATTTGGAGGAGCCAATGGAGGTGCAAGGCGTGAGAGATGGAGAGAAAATTatgg ATTTGATATTAAATGATGGAGAAGGTGTTACTGTTAacaccaatttcaccaatgaaGACAGCAAAGCCGAAAATTTTGAGATGTCAGATGCTGAGAAAAAATGTGTTCCTACCGTTGAAGATTTTGAGCAAAGGTTAGCTATTGGTCAAACCATAAAAA GAATAAAGGATGGAAAGCGGAGTGCAAATAATAATAGGCCATTGTATCAAAATCTAGAAACAAGAACCAAATGTAAAGAGAGACTTAGGATTCGAAGGGAAAAAAATGATGACTGGAAAGTagtaatttttgaaattgaacataatcATGAAATGGTTAATGAAAGTCAAAGATATTTGTTGAGATCGGCTCGTAAAGTTTCATACGCTCAAGGTGAAACTTTAAGAGTAATGTCAGAGGCTGGGATAAAACCTTCTAGTGTGTTGTCATATATGGAGAAAGAATCACATGGAGTGGAGAATTTAGGTTTCATTCGAAAAGATGCGTACAATTATCTGAATTATGTAACTAAGGGACACTCGAGGGTTGAAAATGGAGATGCTTTTGAGTTGATACGGTATTTTAAAACCAAATCAAATGAAGAAGACTTGTTTTATTGGGATATTCAGATGGATGAAAATGGTCGtttgtcaaattttttttacacgGATAGTCGAGCTAGGATTGATTTTGAGTATTTCGGTGATGTCTTTTCTTTTGATACAACTTATCGGACTAATAGATATAATTTAATATGTGCTCCATTTGTTGGCATAAATCATCACATGGATAATGTGATATTTGTTTTAGCTTTCATGTCTGATGAAACAGAGACTTCATTTCAGTGGTTGTTTAAAACATTTCTTGAGTCTATGGGGGGTAAACAACCAGAAATAATTTTTACAGATCAATGTCAAGCAATGATGAATGCTATTGAATCG TTTTGTTATTCTGAGAAAGAATTTGATGAAGTGCGGAAAAAAATGATCAGTGAATTTGGTCTTGAAAACCATTCGTGGTTGAGGGGAATGCACAAATTGCGACATAAATGGTCAACCGCATTTAGTAATGATAAATTTTGCGTTGGGCTTAAGGCTACCTCTAGAAGTGAATGCACAAACTCTATTTTGAAAGATGGTGGAAAGAGAAATTTTACTCTATTTGAATTTGTGAAGAGatttgaagaaattcagaaacgGTGGCGgataaaagaaaatgaaaaagaCTATAAGTGCCGACACAAAATGCCTACACTTGTAGTGAAAAATCAGCCCTTGCTACAACATGCCGCATCTGTTTATACAATTGACATCTACAAAATCTTTGAAAAGGAGTTAGTGAATGCCTTAAACATTGAGTTTGATCATCCACCTACATTCACGGGCAATCCAATGAAGTTTGACATAAGATCAGTTGGACAATAA